The window GTTCTAaatgggccacatacatcagtatgaatGAGTCCAAGTAGATCACTCGCCCTTTCAACCTGGTGGGTAAAGGGTTTCTTTGTCATTTTTCCAGATAAATAAGATTCACATATGTTAAACGACTCATTGCCGGTTGACTCAAGAAGCCCATCGTGTTGCAGCTTTGTTATGCAtttcttgtttatatgaccaagacgacaatgccatagatatgtGGAATTCAAATCATGCTTGAATTTCTTAGAGCTACAATTAAATATAGAACTTTCGTTTGGAACAAGATTATCatgtcaatttcaaaaataccatctctaggaatagcattaaaataaaaaacattatccttagaaactgaaataccataaTCTGTGAATACATTATTAAAACCATTATCCTTTAAACGAGAAACTAAAATAACACCTCTAGTAATAGAAGGTGCATAGTGACAATTATCTAAAATAAGAATAAGTCCACTTGGGATGATGAGCTCATAGCTTCCTATAGCTTCGGCAGCTGCACGATCGCCATTGCCAACGTACAGATCCAAAGCCCCCTTATTCAGCTTCCGAATTTTCCTAAGTCCCAGCATATTATTACAAatatgagtaccacaaccagtgtcATACACCCAAGTTTTATTAGGAAAATTATAGAGTTCTATAACGAAGATACCTGAAGTGTTGGTCGAACCAGCCTTTCCCTTCTTCAACTCTTCCAAGTAAAGCATACAGTTTCATCTCCAATGACCAATTTGGCCACAATGGTGATAAGCCATGTTCTTTGCGGGATGCTCTTTCTTTGCTTGTAGTGGAATTTTCTTCTTAGGTGTGTAAGCTTGCTTACTCTTTCCTTTACCCTTTCCATTTCTAGCTTGCTGCTTTCTTTTCTGGATGTTACCTTTCTTTATGGTTAAGACTGCAAGAGTCTTCTTTGGTAGCCCCTTTTCAGTTTGCTTAAGCATTGCATGTAGCTTAAGAATGGTTTTTCCCATGctatgcatattgtaattcattacaaatccaTCATAGTCCTTGGATAGTGAAGTAAGTATCAAGTGCACTCCAAGAACTGGTGGCATAGCATAACCTAGGCGATCCAGTTGATCCAAATAGCCTTTCATATTCAAGACATATTGGCTAACCGGCTGCCCCAACTCATGTTTGCAAGCATGAAACGCTTTCACAGTTTCAAACAATTCATGTTCTGCCTGCTGTTGGAACATCGTCTTGAGTTCCTCAATCATGTCATATGCATTGTAGTCCATTAAGTTCCTTTGGAGCTCAGAGGTCATGCTAGAAAGCATAAGACATGCTACTTCAAGTTGTTCATTATACTGCTTAGTATAAGCATTACAAACAGTAGCACTAGCAGTTTCAGGTGAGGCTTCAGGTAAGGGATTTTCCAGATGGTGCAACTTCCTTTTAGACTTTAAAACAATCTGAAGGTTACGATACCAGTCAATGAAGTTGTTATCATTCAATTTTTCCTTCTCAAGGATTGACCTTATGGTCATGTTGTTTATGGATTGAATTGCGGTTGATGTCATCTACAGAATGAACAAGGTTCTTTTAGTATCTTTAATAATTATCCTTTTATAAATTAACTACCCATGTTTTAAAAACCTTTTAAAACTATTACTTTTCGTGAAAGGCTAAGATCCACATTGTGCTTCCACCATCACATCAGTTGATCTGCTAGCAATACTGGATTCAATCGGTAGGCGGCGGGCACCAATtacattacaagtgcaactcttagatctttatggtgtgacgacccgaaaatttctgaccaaatttaaacttaatctttatatgattccgacacgataagcaaagtctgtaaggttgagtctcaaaaagtttgaactgtttcatatattcaattgaccttcgactgctctcgacgattcacgaacaattaattgtaaatagttatgtgtgtatatatacatatatataaatggaaattggaaaaataattttaaatattatatgttgttgttattaaaattaaatatgtaagataaaataaaagtatgatattatgataattattatttaaaacacatctatataaataagtatattaattatatatatatatatatatatatatatatataaatggaaattggtaaaataattttaaatattatatgttgttgttattaaaattaaatatgtaagataaaataaaagtatgatattatgataattattatttaaaacacatctatataaataagtatattaattatatatatatatatatatatgatttcgaagttatttagtaaacgaaagtAACGCTCAGTTGTCATTTGATTgacagtaaacgagttaaaaagaaacttaggtgattttaaaataaacggttagccgaaaatgagttttacaaactataggcttattaaaaatgtatttagaaactatttgttcaattttaaaacttttcatattttacctgggGTTGGGagagaataattaatgtaattttttattaaatagtaatgcacgaattttatatcataatgaccaaaataaataaatatagttaatttaaaaatatgagatttttccgaacacttttattcgccactaattatcaacggagtacgaaataatatccgTTTTGAAGTGTCGGTAAGTTTTGACAAATAAACATCACAGGTGTTTGATTGTTAATTATATTACTGTACCACTTGTGTTACCTTTTGACTTTCCATCATCTAAATCTCTAatcttctttatatatatatatatatatatatatatatatatatatatatatatatatatatatatatatatatatatatatatatatatatatatatatatatatatatatacattggtgagttataataataataaagaaaaaaagatacagtttgtcataacccaaccttaaccataaggacgattacaataacaaatgatttcatcgcgaggtattgacctctatatgcgacatttttcaaaaactgcattcgtttttacaatacaaaccatagcttttattacaaatacaaggtttaaacaacttaataatgattatcgtttagcgacaatcttagacttacaaactttacatgtgataataacaatatgacctccaacatattttacattacaaatcctccgatatgcagttttatttttgacacaaatatgcatactcaagatcttgcttaaattcaacatgttgcagcggaagcttttagttatcacctgagaataaacatgcttaaaacgtcaacataaagttggtgagatataggtttaatgccggcagcgttataaatattgaccacaagatttcatatataaacgtttcaataaaaatattctaagttgttgagcacttgataaccatacttaacatttaatcaacgtcgcatattccctttattatgaaatcttactacaccgtaccaagtgtagtcaccgaaacgaagtactgtgcaaccgttgaatactggtcgtccagtccgattggggttgtcaggcccgatagatctatcaacaggattcgcgtttacaatacccatgtaaatagtagttaccaagctacagggaagtatgccagtggtacaactcaacgtagaatatatatttttaatcacttgtgtccataacgtaaatcataaaatgcatgtattctcatcccgaaatatttagagtttaaaagtgggactatatactcactttcgtcttgaagatatgtaatttttgacttggtctccgattgatatcacaaacctaaccatatataatatatcaataccttttttttttaaacaatcgtcacatatatatacttataatacttttaatacttttaataattccttagtccgtagttagcagttcgatgttagtaattcaattttaaatggttcatttttaggtgtttaataaacccccaacgaaataaataaaacccccatcgtatatgtattggtcgagattaatcttgacccacggtaccggtgttgtcaaatgacgtgttgcgtacataaagtaccggtgttgtcaaatgacgtgttgcgtacaatcatgggatcttatgattaatcttctcgtattgtttacgggtgatcctgaaccatataaaattaaattatgagtacatatatataaaataacatgttattttaaaaagatgtgatttatttaattttctccaattattttcgtagctaaactagtcttggatatccgattttgttttggtcgtagtttcttcgttacaactccgttttcgttggttcaacttgccacttccttggatcgagtccctctttaagactatgaactgtaaataccttagtttgtattcgaaatcacaggtcataggtcaaactttagtaaaacttatgaagttaatcattttccatcatgtaaacaaccttaaatgattatttttctaaaaatacttatactttgagttaaatcatgaaatttttatgtgttatcatattcatagcaaatatcatttttccagaaaataaacctccaattcaaagttcaagatagtttttaattatccaacccaaaacagcccccggttgcactccaacgtcgtaaattcagtttttaaggtgttctttgaaaaaccaagttataccttgttaaattagcatatatttatgaaatattacaggtcttgaagtattttaaaagttaagttagaaggatctatttagtttgcaaacaagtttgaaaacattcaaactatgttcttgttgttaaaattttataccacaaaataagatagctatataaatatgaatcgaataaggttatgaataaggttactacctcaagttacttggacaaagctactagaaaatatgagaaaaatcttggaatcaaaagagtggtggagtaggattgaaaggttgaaagtaaacttgtatttttggaaggattattgaagtgttcttgtatggttttcttatgatgattaagggttgtttttgaagctaaatgatggggaaaatgcttggagatgatcaagtatgaagttaagagtattttgagagagaaatgggagtgtaaatatgagaaaatggggtgaagaaatggtgttcattcataaaaacgtttttagtttataaagaaagaaaagattcctaattttgttattttgtataaaaatctatgctagcttccaattctaattacctctccttgagggcatgaacaagggctgattaggtgttgattaggatgttgatttgatgtgtatatatcaatagtaaatacgtatagaagctgggtatgatacgggtacatataccctagatgtacgtatagagatcttgagaaaacggaacgaggattcaaaaatagctatcttttgtaaatatacttatattgttttatgtatgtaagccctttaaaagtgattaaatacatatttatacgatacttgtataagtattataggttaaaggtatatatgtcaaataacgttacgtatagttatcattttgaaaacttaagttagtagtctcaaagtatacttataacttattgttattagtacacaataagatgttaaaccattcttagatcatgttaaatatatataaatacatatatatacacaaacgtataattatcgtttgttatatagttcgtgatatcatcggtcaaattggacggtcaaacgttgtgtaaaactctttttaaaaacataaatctcaacaatttagattacttatcatgttggtaaggtttaatttatgtaaatattaatctcataggtataaaatgatcggaaaaatccgggtcgttacagtacctacccgttaaataaatttcgtcccgaaattttaaaattgtacctattttgcgttctcgggaaacaaatgtgggtactttcgtttcatctgatcctctcgttcccaagtaaactcgggacccattcgagcattccaacgaaccttaacgatcggtatgttgctctgcttgagttgtttaacttcacggtccatgatttcgactggttcttctatgaattgtagtttctcgtcgacttggatttcttcaagaggaatggtgagatcttcctttgcaagacatttcttaaggtttgatacgtgaaatgtattatgtacttctgcgagttgttgcggtaactcgagtcgacaagctaccggtccaatgcgttcgatgatcttgaacgggcctacataccttgggttcagtttacccctttttccaaaacgtattacacctttccaaggtgacacctttagcataaccatgtcaccgatctgaaactctaatggtttccttcggacatcggcgtagctcttttggcgactacgggctgttttcaatctctccttgatttgcactatcttctcagtagtttcatggatgatatcgggaccagttaattgtcaatctcctacttcattccaacagataggggatctacacttccttccatacagtgcttcgaatggtgcagctttaatgctcgcatgataactattattatacgagaattctgctaatggtagatatttatcccatccatttccaaaatcgatcacacatgccctgagcatgtcttcaagagtctgaattgttctttcactctgcccgtcagtttgcggatggtatgcggtgctcatatccaaacgggttcccatggcctcctgtagtgattgccaaaactttgatgtaaatctactatcacgatcggatataatggaaataggtattccatgcattgaaacaatttcctttatgtataatcgtaatagtttctccattctatacgtttcctttataggcaagaaatgtgcagatttggtgagacgatcaactattacccaaatggtgtcataaccccaggcagtcttaggtaactttgtgatgaaatccatggtaataccatcccatttccattctgggatttctggttgttgaagtaaccctgccggcttctgatgttctgctttgactttggaacaagttaaacattccccaacatatgttgcaacatctgtctttaaattaggccaccaataatgcgtcttaagatcttgatacatctttccaactccaggatgtatcgagtatcttgtcttatgtgcctcattcaatatcaacttccttaatccacccaacttcggtacccaaatacggtttgcaaaatatcgaattccatcttcccgtataacgagttgtttcccatacttcttcattatttcatttcctatgttttctttagtaagagcttctcgttgagcctctttgatttgtgagttgagattcatgcgaatttttatgttcattgctcgtactcgaattggttcccgttcctttctgcttagagcgtcggctactacattcgctttcccgggatgatagcgaatctcacaatcatagtcgtttatcagctcgacccacctacgttgcctcatgttcagctgtttctgatcgaaaatatgttgaaggcttttatgatcagtaaacacagtgcatttaactccatataaatagtgtctccatatcttcaatgcaaacactactgcccccaattctagatcatgcgtcgtataattccgctcgtgaatcttcaattgtcgagatgcgtatgcaataactttctttcgttgcataaggacgcaaccaaaaccttgtcgcgaagcgtcacaatatatctcaaaatcatcgttcccttcaggtaacgataaaataggtgccgtggtcaacttcttcttgagtaattgaaatgcactctcctgctcaacggtccattcgtacttcttccctttttgtgttaacgctgtcaatggtttagctattcgagaaaaatcttgaataaaccttctataataaccggctaaacccaaaaattggcgtatctgcgttggtgtcttaggagtctcccatttttcaatggcctcaattttagctggatcaacctgaattcctttgctactaacaacgtggccaagaaattgcacttctttcaaccaaaatgcacacttagaaaatttggcgtataactgttcttttcttaacaattctaataccaaccttaaatgctgctcatgctcttactcactcttggaatagataagaatatcgtcaatgaaaacgataacaaacttatctaaatacggactacaaactcgattcatgaggtccatgaatacaactggcgcattcgtcaacccaaacggcatgaccaaaaattcgtaatgaccgtaacgtgtccgaaaagcagttttcagtatatcttcttctttgacgcgtaattgatgatagcccgatcttaggtcaattttcgagtacacacatgatccttggagttgatcaaataagtcgtcaattctcggtagtggataccgattcttgatagttaacttatttaattcacgataatctatacacattcggaaagatccgtctttcttcttgacgaataaaattggagctccccacggtgaagtacttggtcgtatgaatccacgatctagtaattcttttaactgactctgaagttcttttaactcggacggtgcaagtctatatggagcacgggcaactggtgcagctcctggtactaaatctatttgaaattctacagatctaaatggaggtaatcccggcaactcttccggaaaaacttcaggaaaatctcttgccacaggcacgtcgttgatgcacttctctttttctttcttttcgactttattaacatgtgctaagatagcatagcaccctttcttcaagcacttttgagctttcaaataactaatgagttttagctttgagttacccttctctccataaatcatcaccggcattctatccttacaaggaatgcgaattgccttcttggcacacacaacttcagctcctactttggacatccagtccatgccgactattacatcaaaacttcctaattctacgggtattaagtcaattttaaatgtttctccggctaaatttattttacaatcacggcaaattttatcggctttaattagtttaccattagctaactcaatcatgtacttagcatctagaggtaatgatgaacaattcaatttagcgtaaaagcctctactcacgtaacttctatcggcaccagtatcaaatataatagatgcggataagttattaatggtaaacgtacccgtaacaagctccgggtcttcacacgcctctctagcattaataacaaatgctcttccacgtgcagatccattattcttctctggattcggacactggctcttatagtgaccttgttttccacacccataacaagtaatggtagccaaagcagttctatttgcattggtggcaggagtcttggtaccatttgtatttgtaacgagagccctacaatcttcagcaagatgaccctttcgattacatttattgcataccacattacagtagccagagtgatgtttgtggcatcggttacataaaggattttgtcctttataaccaaagcttaaaccactacccgcaccttgcgtgatttcttgtttcttaaaagattgttgttggttacctcgatcataatttccattccactttcttttgttacctgataccttcacatcagtattggatactttcttatccatgatgacctgatccattagctcgtttgccatggttatagcttcatgaattgtcttaggtttcgatgctgtaacatttgccttgacctttttgggcaaaccatctttgtacatttcaatcttccgttcttcggttggaaccaattcaggacatagcaaaactaattccatgaatcgctgattgtagttggtgatttcagtaccaacaaccttcaggcttcgtaattcatcttccaacttcctaacctcgttccttggacaatactcgttgattaacattgttttgaattcttcccaaggagtatcataagctacatctcctcctacagccttcacataatttttccaccacgtgagtgcactatcttgtaaagtgcacgatacatacttggtcatgtccttttcaacacaaccacttattttaaacacagtctccatcttttctatccaccgggttaaaccgatcggtccttctgttccactgaatgatgagggcttgcaagcttgaaaagttttgtaagtgcaccccacacgaggatttgggttaactgcagcacctcttgcagcctcgacccataacattctgtcgttcactcgctgattgatgagttcctggatttcttgttccgtcattcggttcaatcgcgccatattcttctataagaatgaaaagaaaatagttattcacatggaatattatagatgtagtgtatatttacagtacattatagcttattaattatatgaaccaggtattattataaaagccttttcttcttattagcgttttataattatatctagggtagtacctacccgttaatgtccatacttaatagcttagtacagaatcaattactaccatctaaataatacttaaccatggaaaattattgcatttcacacttcactattttacatatgcttatcttacatcgaacattaagcaaaccacactaataatattatacaaaacattatatattCCCATGGTTtagtacggcagcgcatcgtttggtctattttctaagacgtttaggttcaatgaatcgcctaacgcttatcctagctgtctgcctatattttggctgtgggactgaagaactggatgccgggatagaacgaataggaatagcgggaataggggtggtagtgtctagtggagttggtgccacatcatcctcactaaactcgggatttgaattttctaattcattagcctttcgtttctttcctaattcgaacttgtctttcgtaatttcctgtatttcttcctcgggttcactttcctcctcgggttcactttccgggttctttattgttggttcatccggaatttgtgagtcttccccaaagatattattttcgtcatcggataggttaatgactgaaacgccatctgaagattctggttcggagtcgctgaatgtgaaaacaagttttgagcccgacatctatcatacaacaactaacccattagtactacataatatttacatattaatttttaaccaatcaaggataagcaatagttttcgaaatcaaacacggtcaaagtccagactcactaatgcatcctaacaaactcgataagacacactaatgcaaattctctggttctctaagaccaacgctctgataccacatgtcataacccgaccttaaccataaggatgatTACAATAAcaaatgatttcatcgcgaggtattgacctctatatgtgacatttttcaaaaactgcattcgtttttacaatacaaaccatagcttttattacaaatacaaggtttaaacaacttaataatgattatcgtttagcgacaatcttagacttacaaactttacatgtgataataacaatacgacctccaacatattttacattacaaatcctccgatatgcagttttatttttgacacaaatatgcatactcaagatcttgcttaaattcaacatgttgcagcggaagcttttagttatcacctgagaataaacatgcttaaaacgtcaacataaagttggtgagatataggtttaatgccggcagcgttataaatattgaccacaagatttcatatataaacgtttcaataaaaatattctaagttgttgagcacttgataaccatacttaacatttaatcaacgtcgcatattccctttattatgaaatcttactacaccgtaccaagtgtagtcaccgaaacgaagtactgtgcaaccgttgaatactggtcatccagtccggttggggttgtcaggcccgatagatctatcaacaggattcgcgtttacaatacccatgtaaatagcagttaccaagctacagggaagtatgccagtggtacaactcaacgtagaatatatatttttaatcacttgtgtccataacgtaaatcataaaatgcatgtattctcatcccgaaatatttagagtttaaaagtgggactatatactcactttcgtcttgaagatatgtaatttttgacttggtctccgattgatatcacaaacctaaccatatataatatatcaataccttttttttttaaacaatcgtcacatatatatacttataatacttttaatacttttaataattccttagtccgtagttagcagttcgatgttagtaattcaattttaaatggttcatttttaggtgtttaataaacccccaatgaaataaataaaacccccatcgtatatgtattggtcgatattaatcttgacccacggtaccggtgttgtcaaatgacgtgttg of the Rutidosis leptorrhynchoides isolate AG116_Rl617_1_P2 chromosome 5, CSIRO_AGI_Rlap_v1, whole genome shotgun sequence genome contains:
- the LOC139849271 gene encoding uncharacterized protein, giving the protein MTSTAIQSINNMTIRSILEKEKLNDNNFIDWYRNLQIVLKSKRKLHHLENPLPEASPETASATVCNAYTKQYNEQLEVACLMLSSMTSELQRNLMDYNAYDMIEELKTMFQQQAEHELFETVKAFHACKHELGQPVSQYVLNMKGYLDQLDRLGYAMPPVLGVHLILTSLSKDYDGFVMNYNMHSMGKTILKLHAMLKQTEKGLPKKTLAVLTIKKGNIQKRKQQARNGKGKGKSKQAYTPKKKIPLQAKKEHPAKNMAYHHCGQIGHWR